A region of Brevundimonas sp. NIBR10 DNA encodes the following proteins:
- a CDS encoding LD-carboxypeptidase codes for MMANSFKIGVVCVSSRFDPARAEAVKAWVAEHHPDGDIAITFHPACFMKHGHFAGDDRARAESFLEYANDPRFDAVWFARGGYGSCRMVEAVLPHLNDVARKKRYLGYSDVGTLLAGMYKAGFEHVAHGPMASDSVRHDETAKGALDWLVNGGKSWLEPSLVSGGKKAVAFNLTIIDQLLGTALEPDLTDHVLMIEEVGEALYRIDRMMFHLTGQASMRKLAGIRLGRVSDITYNEPDFGLTPEEIVRYWCARSGIPYLGPADIGHDGGNKIVPFG; via the coding sequence ATGATGGCCAACAGCTTCAAGATCGGCGTCGTCTGCGTGTCCTCGCGCTTCGATCCGGCGCGGGCCGAGGCCGTCAAGGCCTGGGTCGCCGAACACCACCCGGACGGCGACATCGCCATCACCTTCCATCCCGCCTGTTTCATGAAGCACGGCCATTTCGCCGGCGACGACCGGGCGCGGGCCGAGAGCTTCCTGGAGTACGCCAACGACCCGCGCTTCGACGCCGTCTGGTTCGCGCGCGGCGGCTACGGCTCGTGCAGGATGGTCGAGGCGGTGCTGCCCCACCTGAACGATGTGGCGCGCAAGAAGCGGTATCTCGGCTATTCCGACGTCGGTACCCTGCTGGCCGGGATGTACAAGGCTGGATTTGAGCACGTCGCCCACGGCCCCATGGCCTCGGATTCGGTGCGTCATGATGAGACGGCCAAGGGGGCGCTCGACTGGCTCGTCAACGGCGGCAAGTCCTGGCTGGAGCCGTCGCTGGTTTCCGGCGGCAAGAAGGCCGTCGCCTTCAACCTGACCATCATCGACCAGCTGCTGGGCACGGCGCTGGAGCCCGACCTGACCGACCACGTCCTGATGATCGAGGAGGTGGGCGAGGCCCTGTACCGGATCGACCGGATGATGTTCCACCTGACCGGCCAGGCGTCGATGCGCAAACTCGCCGGCATCCGCCTCGGCCGCGTCTCCGACATCACCTACAACGAGCCCGACTTCGGCCTGACCCCGGAGGAGATCGTCCGCTACTGGTGCGCGCGCTCGGGCATTCCCTATCTGGGCCCCGCCGACATCGGCCACGACGGCGGCAACAAGATCGTGCCGTTCGGCTGA